The DNA sequence GTTGTGGATATCGATGGTGATGATATCCCCATCCTCGATCAGACCGATGACACCGCCATGGGCAGCCTCGGGGGAGACGTGGCCGATGGACAGTCCGGAGGAACCACCGGAGAAACGGCCGTCAGTGATCAGCGCACACTTCTTGCCCAGACCGGAACCCTTGAGGAACGCAGTTGGGTGCAGCATCTCCTGCATACCCGGGCCACCGGATGGACCCTCATAACGGACCACCAACACCTCACCGGCCTGGATGGTCTTGTTGAGGATGACGGAGACCGCCTCCTCCTGGCTCTCCACGACGCGGGCCGGGCCGGTGAATGTCCACAGCTCCTCATCGATGCCGGCAGACTTGATCACAGCACCGTCCGGGGCGATATTGCCACGGAGCACCACCAGACCACCGTCAGCGGTGTGGGCATGCTCAACGCTGTGGATGCAGCCGTTCTCAGCATCGGTGTCCAGGGTGTCCCACCGGTTGTTGGTGGAGAAGGCCTCAGTGGTGCGGATGCCACCGGGTGCGGCGTGGAAGAGATCAACAGCCTTCTCAGAAGCCTTGCCTGAGCGGATATCCCACTCGTCGAGCCAGGACTGAAGATCATCTGAGAACACGGAATGGACATCCTTGTTCAGCAGTCCACCGCGGTTGAGTTCACCGAGGATGGCGGGGATGCCACCGGCGCGGTGGACATCTTCCATGTGGTAATCCGAGTTCGGTGCCACCTTGGACAGGCAGGGGACACGCTTGGACAGGACGTCGATATCCGTCAGGTCGAAGTCGATCTCACCTTCCTGGGCAGCTGCCAGGATGTGGAGAATGGTGTTGGTGGAACCACCCATCGCCATGTCCAGTGCCATGGCATTTTCAAAGGCCTTCTTGTTGGCGATGGAACGCGGCAGCGCGGACTCATCCTCCTCGCCGTAATAACGCTCACAGAGCTTGACCACGGCTTCACCGGCCTCCTCGAAGAGGGCACGACGTGCGGCGTGGGTGGCCAGGGTGGAGCCATTGCCCGGCAGTGACAGGCCGAGGGCCTCGGTCAGGCAGTTCATGGAGTTGGCGGTGAACATGCCGGAGCAGGAACCACAGGTCGGGCAGGCGGACTGTTCCACAGCCAGCAGGCCGGCGTCATCCACATCATCACTGGCGGATGCGGAGATCGCGGTGATGAGATCGGTGGGGGCGTGGGCGACACCATCAACAACCACGGCCTTGCCTGCCTCCATCGGGCCACCGGAGACGAACACGACGGGGATATTCAGACGCATCGCCGCGTTGAGCATGCCCGGGGTGATCTTGTCACAGTTGGAGATGCACACCATGGCATCGGCGGTGTGGGCATTGACCATGTATTCCACGGAATCAGCAATGATCTCGCGGGACGGCAGGGAGTACAGCATGCCGCCGTGTCCCATGGCGATACCGTCATCGACCGCGATGGTGTTGAACTCCTTGGGCACGCCACCGGCCTTGCGCACCGCACCCGCGACGATGTCCCCGACATCCTTCAGGTGGACATGGCCCGGCACGAACTGGGTGTAGGAGTTGACGATGGCCACGATGGGCTTACCGAATTCATTCTCCTTGGTGCCGGTTGCACGCCACAGGGCGCGGGCTCCGGCTGCATTGCGGCCGACGGTGGTGACTTTTGAACGAAGAGGAATCATGATGCGCTTTTCAGGTCAATTCATAAAGAGTGGCGGAAAAATACATGGATCCGGGTGGTGGGCTGTTCTCTGGTTCGATGCCCACCGCCCGAAGGCAGAAATTTGAGATTTACGCTTGTGGCGTTGGCTTCTCATCAGAGGTGTCGATCGGAGTGTTGTCATCATCCAATTCGATCTGAATGTCACGGCCCAGCGCTTCCTGCCGGGCAATATACTCCTCCTTGGTCAGGACCACGGAATAACCGTCCTCCTGGACCACCACGATCTTGCCGTCCATCGCGGCACGTCCCTCGGTGAGGGCATCCGGGATGCGGCCATAGGACCCCTGCTGGAGGCGGGGGAGGGAGTTGAAGGTCACGCCCGGGAGGGTGAATTCCTGACCATCGGTGGTGCGGGCGAAGGTGCGCGCTCCCTTGAATCCGATGCCGGAGAAATCATCCCAGGAGATCTTCTTATTGCCACGGAAGGCGTAGCGGATGTTGATGCCGCTTTCGTCCACCACGGTGGCGGATTTGAGCACCCACCAGATGAGGAGGACGGGCAGGGCCAGAATCCACCACAGGTACTGCGGTGCTGCGCCGATGGTGAGAAGTGAGATCAGTCCGAGGACCACGGCGCTGAGGAGGTGTGTGCGTTCAGGGTGGAAGGTTTCAGAAAGTTCCGCCTGGCCAACACTGTCCGGGGCCGTGGTCTGGTTGTTTTTCGCGTCTGAACTCATATTTCACATAGTAGTAAAGGTTGTGGACATGTCCGTAATCACTACCCTGCGGGGGCCGGTTGCTCCTCCACGGTGACGGCTGGCTCAGTTGGTGTCAGGGGTGCAGTCGGAGTGGTTGCTGGAGTCGTTGCCGGGTTGTTGGGTGTGGTGGTGGTCGGCGCATCGGTCGCAGTGGTGCCGGCGGTGGTGGTGGGGGAGTCCTGGTCAGTGGGGGCAGGTTCGGTGGTCACCGTCGGTTCAGTCGTGGGGGCCAGGGGTTCGGAGGACAGCAGAGGTTCCTCTGAGATCACAGGTTCGGGGCTGGGTTCCACAGGTTCTTCGACAGGCGTGGTGATGACCTCATTGTTGGAGGTGTTCCATTCTTCCCAACCCTCTGCAGGTTCGACGGTGAAGACCTTGGCCACCAGGAGCAGAAGCAGGGCCAGGATCAACCCGCCGGTGCTCATGCGGGTGCGCCCACCCAGGGAGAAAGCCTTCTGCCACCACTTCTTGTGTGCATCGGCACGGAACAGGCCGATGTGGTCATCATCCTCATCCTTTGCGGTCACAGACATGACCCTGGTCTCGTCGGTCTGGTCCTCCTTGGGCGGGACAGACATGGACACATCGGGGCGGTTCGGATGGGTGCCCTCCGGGGTGGGGCGAACTTCCCCATCAGCGGTGATTTCGGCGGTTTCGGCGGAGGGGAGTTCGGAGGGGGTGGGTGTGTCGTCGTCAAGCTCTCTGCTCGGAAGAGCATCAACCGGCACGTCAAAGACGGGCTTGCGGGAGTAGGACTTCGTCGGGATGTCCACCGGATGATCATCCACCGCGAGCTTGTCCACGAGCGCACCGGAGACGGTGGTGGCGGAACCGTATTCGTTCCAGAATTCATCGATGATCTGCGTGCGCACGGCACGTTCCACCAGCCACTGGTTGCCGGCGGTCACCTGAACCATGAAGCGCATCGTCACCAGCCACGGCATACCCACCACGGTGGGAGGCTGGATATCCACGGCCGGGTGCACGTCCAGTTCACCGATGACCACGGCGGCCACATCATCTTCCTTGAGGGCGCGGCGGGTGGCGTTCTCGGAACGGGCGATCACATCATTGATATCCTCGGAGCCGAGCATGGGGACGGGAATGGCCACCACGGCGCGTGACCATTCCTTGGAGTTGTTGATGCAGACCTTCGCCGCGGAGTTCGGGATGATGATCGTCTGATGTGAGATGGTGCGGATGGTGGTGGCGCGCATCGTCACCTCGACGACGGTGCCCTCCACCTCGACACCGCCGCCCTCGAAACGGACCCAGTCACCCACACCGAACTGTTTCTCAGTGAGGATGAAAAAGCCCGCCAGGAAGTCAGCGATGATGGATTGCGCACCGAAACCAACCGCGGCGGAGGCCACGGTCGCGGGGATCGCAGCGCCGGCCAGTGAGAAGCCGAGCTGTTGGAGGAAGGCCACGATCAGGATGAAGAAGGCGACGATCTGGACGATGTACAGGCCCACACCGGCGAACGCCAGCTTGTTCTTCCCCGATTCCTCATCGGTGTCATCCTCAATGCGATGGCGCACGATCCGCATGATCAGCCTGCCGAGGCGCGGGATCAGCATTCCGATGATGACGATGATGATCAGGTTGATTCCCGTGTTCAGGAACCACGACCACAGGGACGCAAGGATATAGCTCAAGGGCAGCATGGAAGATAGGGTAACCCCGATTTCTGTGGGTTCGCTGGCGGGGAAATGTCCACGCGCTTATCGACGGCCACCCCGGGCCCTCTGGTTACGCCCGCCCGCGGCGGTCCCGGTTGTTTGTTTGGGGAGGTGAGAGGGGGAGTGGTGGGGGTGGTCCCCTGAAGAGGGGACAACTGGCACAAAACTCCGGGGTGTGTGTAGCATTACACACCATGACCATTATTCGACTTGTACTAGTAGCTGCGCGGCGCGTGCCGTAACGGCCTTTTACAAGTCGTCTCGTCAAGCGCCCTCGACAGCACTCACCACAGTGCTGAATCGAGGGCTTTCTTGTTGGTAGCCACCTTATGCCACCGACATTGCACGGACATCTGTCGCACCGCGTGAACACGCACCCGCGTCGGAACAATTCAATAATGACCCCATCGTGGGGTCATCAGAAATCCTTCTACGAAAAGGAGCCAGAAAGTCGTGAACGTGGCAGCTTCTCAACAGCCCACTCCAGCCACGGTTGCCAGCCGTGCACGCTCCGGTGCCCCGGAGCGGATGACAGGCGCGCAGGCAATTGTTCGATCGCTTGAGGAATTGAATGCCGATATTGTATTCGGCATTCCGGGTGGTGCGGTTCTTCCCGTATATGACCCGCTGTATTCCTCTGAAAAGGTTCGTCACGTGCTTGTGCGCCACGAGCAGGGCGCAGGCCACGCAGCAACCGGTTATGCACAGGTCACCGGCCGCGTCGGTGTCTGTATCGCCACCTCCGGCCCCGGTGCGACCAACCTGGTCACCCCGATCGCCGATGCTCACCTGGACTCAGTCCCCCTGGTCGCCATCACCGGCCAGGTCGGACGCAGCCTCCTGGGCACCGACGCCTTCCAGGAAGCCGACATCCGCGGCATCACCATGCCGGTGACCAAGCACAACTTCATGGTCACTGAACCTGAGGATATTCCCCAGGCTCTGGCCGAGGCATTCCACCTCGCCCTCACCGGTCGCCCGGGACCTGTTCTGGTGGACATCCCCAAGGACGTCCAGAATGCAGAACTGGACTTCATCTGGCCACCGAAGATCGACCTGCCGGGGTACCGCCCCGTGTCGGTTCCGCACGCCCGCCAGATCGAGCAGGCCGTCAAGCTGATCGGTGAAGCACAAAAGCCTGTCCTTTATATTGGTGGCGGCGTGATCAAGGCAGATGCCCACAAGGAACTGCTGGAGTTCGCCGAGTACACCGGAATCCCCGTTGTCACCACCCTCATGGCGCTGGGAACATTCCCTGAGTCCCACGAGCTCCACTTCGGTATGCCAGGCATGCACGGCACCGTCGCCGCGGTGGGTGCACTCCAGCGCAGTGACCTGCTCATCACCATCGGCGCGCGTTTCGACGACCGCGTCACCGGTGATGTGGACAGCTTCGCACCGGATGCCAAGATCATCCATGCTGATATCGACCCGGCTGAGATCGGCAAGATCAAGCAGGTTGACGTTCCCATCGTGGGTGATGCCCGTGAGGTGCTCAGCCAGCTCCTGACCTCCGTCCGCAACAAGACCAACGCCACCGGTGACATCACCGCATGGGTGAACTACCTGCGTGACCTGCGCGAG is a window from the Corynebacterium faecale genome containing:
- the ilvD gene encoding dihydroxy-acid dehydratase; this encodes MIPLRSKVTTVGRNAAGARALWRATGTKENEFGKPIVAIVNSYTQFVPGHVHLKDVGDIVAGAVRKAGGVPKEFNTIAVDDGIAMGHGGMLYSLPSREIIADSVEYMVNAHTADAMVCISNCDKITPGMLNAAMRLNIPVVFVSGGPMEAGKAVVVDGVAHAPTDLITAISASASDDVDDAGLLAVEQSACPTCGSCSGMFTANSMNCLTEALGLSLPGNGSTLATHAARRALFEEAGEAVVKLCERYYGEEDESALPRSIANKKAFENAMALDMAMGGSTNTILHILAAAQEGEIDFDLTDIDVLSKRVPCLSKVAPNSDYHMEDVHRAGGIPAILGELNRGGLLNKDVHSVFSDDLQSWLDEWDIRSGKASEKAVDLFHAAPGGIRTTEAFSTNNRWDTLDTDAENGCIHSVEHAHTADGGLVVLRGNIAPDGAVIKSAGIDEELWTFTGPARVVESQEEAVSVILNKTIQAGEVLVVRYEGPSGGPGMQEMLHPTAFLKGSGLGKKCALITDGRFSGGSSGLSIGHVSPEAAHGGVIGLIEDGDIITIDIHNRVLDLGIPDDEIERRRAAENASDKPWQPKNRQRVVSKALRAYAKMATSADKGAIRQVD
- a CDS encoding PH domain-containing protein, giving the protein MSSDAKNNQTTAPDSVGQAELSETFHPERTHLLSAVVLGLISLLTIGAAPQYLWWILALPVLLIWWVLKSATVVDESGINIRYAFRGNKKISWDDFSGIGFKGARTFARTTDGQEFTLPGVTFNSLPRLQQGSYGRIPDALTEGRAAMDGKIVVVQEDGYSVVLTKEEYIARQEALGRDIQIELDDDNTPIDTSDEKPTPQA
- a CDS encoding mechanosensitive ion channel family protein, which encodes MLPLSYILASLWSWFLNTGINLIIIVIIGMLIPRLGRLIMRIVRHRIEDDTDEESGKNKLAFAGVGLYIVQIVAFFILIVAFLQQLGFSLAGAAIPATVASAAVGFGAQSIIADFLAGFFILTEKQFGVGDWVRFEGGGVEVEGTVVEVTMRATTIRTISHQTIIIPNSAAKVCINNSKEWSRAVVAIPVPMLGSEDINDVIARSENATRRALKEDDVAAVVIGELDVHPAVDIQPPTVVGMPWLVTMRFMVQVTAGNQWLVERAVRTQIIDEFWNEYGSATTVSGALVDKLAVDDHPVDIPTKSYSRKPVFDVPVDALPSRELDDDTPTPSELPSAETAEITADGEVRPTPEGTHPNRPDVSMSVPPKEDQTDETRVMSVTAKDEDDDHIGLFRADAHKKWWQKAFSLGGRTRMSTGGLILALLLLLVAKVFTVEPAEGWEEWNTSNNEVITTPVEEPVEPSPEPVISEEPLLSSEPLAPTTEPTVTTEPAPTDQDSPTTTAGTTATDAPTTTTPNNPATTPATTPTAPLTPTEPAVTVEEQPAPAG
- a CDS encoding acetolactate synthase large subunit; amino-acid sequence: MNVAASQQPTPATVASRARSGAPERMTGAQAIVRSLEELNADIVFGIPGGAVLPVYDPLYSSEKVRHVLVRHEQGAGHAATGYAQVTGRVGVCIATSGPGATNLVTPIADAHLDSVPLVAITGQVGRSLLGTDAFQEADIRGITMPVTKHNFMVTEPEDIPQALAEAFHLALTGRPGPVLVDIPKDVQNAELDFIWPPKIDLPGYRPVSVPHARQIEQAVKLIGEAQKPVLYIGGGVIKADAHKELLEFAEYTGIPVVTTLMALGTFPESHELHFGMPGMHGTVAAVGALQRSDLLITIGARFDDRVTGDVDSFAPDAKIIHADIDPAEIGKIKQVDVPIVGDAREVLSQLLTSVRNKTNATGDITAWVNYLRDLRERFPRGYDEQPDGALSPQFVIETLSKEAGPDAIYCAGVGQHQMWAAQFVDFEKPRTWLNSGGLGTMGYAVPAALGAKAGAPEKEVWAIDGDGCFQMTNQELTTSAVEGFPIKVALINNGNLGMVRQWQTLFYEGRYSNTKLREQGSYVPDFVKLSEGLGCVAIRVTKAEEVLPAIQKAREINDRPVVIDFIVGEDAQVWPMVSAGSSNTDIQYAIGLRPLFDDEESAAEDPADIDAVTER